In Candidatus Omnitrophota bacterium, a genomic segment contains:
- a CDS encoding DUF296 domain-containing protein: MEYTKGKLGRIFLLKFSDDDVMLKEVERFCRREKVKTCVFVFLGALKKGNLVTGPKKPVIPPQPNWVNFKDGWEAMGIGTVYTNAAGPQIHIHSSIGKKAKSLTGCVRKDSRIFLVIEAVVFELKGLKATKGIDPKTGLNLLRILGK, translated from the coding sequence ATGGAATATACCAAGGGCAAGTTGGGCAGAATATTCCTTTTGAAATTCAGCGATGATGATGTAATGCTTAAGGAAGTCGAAAGATTCTGCCGCCGTGAGAAGGTCAAGACCTGCGTATTCGTTTTTCTGGGTGCGCTCAAAAAAGGCAACCTGGTCACCGGGCCGAAAAAACCGGTTATCCCACCGCAGCCCAACTGGGTGAATTTCAAAGATGGTTGGGAGGCTATGGGCATCGGCACGGTTTATACCAATGCCGCGGGCCCGCAAATACATATCCACAGTTCAATTGGCAAGAAGGCGAAGTCCCTTACCGGATGCGTGCGCAAGGATTCTCGCATCTTCCTGGTGATCGAGGCGGTTGTTTTTGAGCTTAAGGGACTTAAGGCGACCAAAGGGATCGATCCTAAGACCGGGCTTAATCTTTTAAGGATACTCGGGAAATGA
- a CDS encoding 4Fe-4S binding protein — protein MTTKRIVLHFPHRLVDQPIVYKLVKDYNLKFNILKAYVTPQEEGLMVLELIGQSDDFKKGLEYLNSSGVKMQPLGEDIIRNTAKCTDCGLCVPICPAQALVVDPQTRKILFHEKKCIACELCVKVCPTHAMELHF, from the coding sequence ATGACCACAAAACGAATAGTCCTTCATTTCCCGCATCGCCTGGTTGACCAGCCGATAGTTTACAAGTTAGTGAAGGATTATAACCTCAAATTTAATATCCTTAAGGCTTACGTTACTCCACAGGAAGAAGGGTTGATGGTCCTGGAATTGATCGGACAGTCCGATGATTTCAAGAAAGGCCTGGAATACCTGAATTCATCCGGAGTAAAGATGCAGCCTTTGGGAGAGGATATTATCCGTAATACCGCTAAATGCACGGATTGCGGTTTATGCGTGCCTATTTGTCCGGCCCAGGCGCTGGTGGTCGATCCCCAGACCCGTAAAATACTCTTCCATGAGAAGAAATGCATTGCCTGCGAGCTCTGCGTAAAGGTTTGTCCCACGCATGCCATGGAACTGCATTTTTAG
- a CDS encoding biotin--[acetyl-CoA-carboxylase] ligase — translation MQDKILGLLRKKTEYISGEDISRHLGVTRQALWKHIQELRDDGYDIVAIPHLGYRILSCPDRLYPAEIAEGLGTKFIGRKIHYYDHLPSTMDAAMELCSQGVAEGTAVIAEYQTKGRGRLGRSWVSTRYKGIYCTFILRPDIPSSQIPVLTLMTAVSICEGIKEYAGVTTQIKWPNDILANGKKLGGILTELKGEIDAANFVIIGFGLNVNNSREELVPGAVSLKEEKKEEVNRQELLKEILRRVEENYGIFAKKGSATILDKWRGYNITLGRRIKLACRKEHLEGQALDIDSDGGLLVRRDSGIVEKFMAGDIVHLR, via the coding sequence ATGCAGGATAAGATACTCGGGCTTTTACGAAAAAAAACCGAATATATTTCCGGGGAAGATATAAGCCGGCACCTGGGAGTGACCCGGCAGGCTTTGTGGAAACACATCCAGGAACTGAGGGATGACGGTTATGATATAGTCGCGATCCCGCATTTGGGGTACCGTATCTTATCCTGCCCGGACAGATTGTATCCCGCGGAAATAGCCGAAGGCCTGGGAACAAAATTTATCGGCCGCAAGATCCATTATTACGACCATTTGCCTTCTACAATGGACGCGGCAATGGAATTATGCAGCCAGGGCGTTGCCGAAGGCACCGCGGTTATCGCGGAATATCAGACCAAAGGCAGAGGCAGGCTGGGCCGCAGTTGGGTATCCACGAGATACAAAGGCATCTATTGCACATTTATATTAAGGCCGGATATACCGTCCAGCCAGATACCCGTGCTTACCTTAATGACCGCGGTAAGTATCTGTGAAGGGATAAAAGAGTATGCCGGGGTTACAACACAGATAAAATGGCCGAATGATATCCTGGCCAACGGAAAGAAATTAGGCGGGATATTGACCGAGCTTAAAGGCGAGATCGATGCGGCTAATTTTGTGATAATCGGTTTCGGCCTGAACGTGAATAACAGCCGGGAAGAATTGGTCCCGGGGGCCGTTTCATTGAAAGAAGAGAAGAAAGAAGAGGTCAACCGGCAGGAGCTTTTAAAAGAGATCCTGCGCAGGGTCGAGGAGAACTACGGTATCTTTGCCAAAAAAGGCAGCGCGACAATATTGGATAAATGGCGCGGGTATAATATTACCCTTGGCCGCAGGATAAAACTGGCCTGTCGTAAAGAACATCTGGAAGGCCAGGCCTTGGATATTGATTCGGACGGAGGGCTTTTGGTGCGCAGGGATTCCGGGATAGTGGAGAAATTCATGGCCGGGGACATCGTGCATCTGAGATAG
- a CDS encoding NifU family protein: MKVKVEKALDKVREMLAVEGGNVDLVEVTPEGIVKVRLTGACGCCPMSQMTLKMGIERILKQEVPEVKEVVAV, encoded by the coding sequence ATGAAAGTAAAAGTAGAGAAGGCTTTGGATAAAGTAAGAGAGATGCTGGCTGTTGAAGGCGGCAATGTCGATCTGGTAGAAGTTACGCCTGAAGGCATAGTCAAGGTAAGGTTGACCGGGGCATGCGGCTGTTGTCCGATGAGCCAGATGACCCTGAAAATGGGCATAGAACGCATACTAAAACAAGAGGTCCCGGAGGTAAAAGAGGTAGTCGCCGTATGA
- a CDS encoding DUF3108 domain-containing protein, which translates to MPQLMMRKYTVLLLIALFAVLIILVLEKAVRHGPAGAAPVKKTETKKQEFPERVGEKIIYDVKMGNVRLGKAEFHHLAKVELNGKTVNQISFKTELFHFVDQEMIYGDPDTYLPLKVVRDILSWPKKEQIIEDYDQQKYHLVITKFVGKNKPQQTEIQRNGPIQNAILLPYCVRRMAKLEQGWTFKANLPTQSFEIQFTGMEDVTVPAGTFKSYHFQSSPSRFEIWISADQRKIPLKIKGSGGIGYVLLMREYIFDKMPLS; encoded by the coding sequence ATGCCGCAATTAATGATGCGTAAATACACTGTATTACTTTTAATAGCCCTGTTTGCGGTCCTGATCATACTGGTGCTGGAGAAGGCAGTCCGGCATGGCCCCGCAGGGGCAGCGCCGGTGAAAAAAACGGAAACAAAAAAGCAGGAATTCCCCGAACGCGTCGGCGAGAAGATCATTTATGACGTTAAAATGGGCAATGTCCGGCTGGGCAAGGCGGAATTCCATCACTTGGCAAAGGTAGAGCTTAACGGCAAAACCGTAAATCAGATCAGCTTTAAAACCGAGCTTTTTCATTTTGTCGACCAGGAGATGATCTACGGAGACCCGGATACGTACCTGCCTTTGAAGGTAGTCCGGGATATTTTATCCTGGCCTAAAAAGGAACAGATCATCGAGGATTATGACCAGCAAAAATATCATCTGGTCATAACTAAATTCGTCGGCAAGAATAAACCGCAGCAGACTGAGATCCAGCGAAACGGCCCGATTCAGAACGCCATATTATTGCCATATTGCGTAAGGCGAATGGCTAAATTGGAGCAGGGTTGGACATTCAAGGCTAACCTGCCCACTCAGAGTTTTGAAATACAGTTCACCGGCATGGAAGATGTGACTGTTCCCGCAGGCACATTCAAATCCTATCATTTTCAGAGCTCACCCAGCCGGTTTGAAATATGGATCAGCGCCGATCAGCGCAAGATCCCTTTGAAGATAAAAGGATCGGGCGGGATAGGTTATGTGCTGTTGATGCGGGAATATATTTTTGATAAAATGCCCTTGTCTTAA
- the nadA gene encoding quinolinate synthase NadA, whose protein sequence is MTEKKFKADFSKAIAELKKKHNAVILAHNYQLPEVQEVADFRGDSLELARIAAKSPAKVIVLCGVHFMAETSSILCPDKKVIVPDVLAGCPMANMMTAEDLKKLKKHHPKAVVVGYVNTSAEVKAELDVCCTSTNAVAVVNAFKDKEEIIFVPDKYLGDFVAKKTGRKLITWNGFCPTHVKILPEDIKREKKFHPQAKVLVHPECLPEAVAMADAVLSTSQMGKFAAENDAKEFIVGTEVGVVYRLKQDNPDKEFYPASERAVCPNMKRTTQEKILWALQNMQMEVRVCDDIRKRARHAIDKMLEII, encoded by the coding sequence ATGACAGAAAAAAAATTCAAAGCCGATTTCAGCAAGGCTATCGCTGAATTAAAGAAAAAGCATAATGCGGTGATCCTGGCGCATAATTATCAGCTTCCGGAGGTGCAGGAGGTGGCGGATTTCCGCGGGGATTCGTTGGAGTTGGCCCGTATTGCCGCTAAGAGCCCGGCTAAGGTGATCGTGTTGTGCGGGGTGCATTTTATGGCGGAAACCTCTTCGATACTCTGCCCGGACAAAAAAGTCATTGTTCCGGATGTCCTTGCCGGCTGTCCTATGGCTAATATGATGACCGCTGAGGACCTGAAGAAGCTCAAAAAGCACCATCCTAAAGCCGTAGTGGTCGGTTATGTGAATACATCCGCCGAGGTAAAAGCGGAGCTGGATGTCTGTTGTACTTCGACCAATGCCGTAGCAGTGGTCAACGCCTTTAAAGACAAAGAAGAGATAATCTTCGTCCCGGATAAATACCTGGGTGATTTTGTGGCCAAGAAAACCGGCAGAAAACTGATAACCTGGAATGGGTTTTGCCCCACGCATGTAAAGATACTCCCGGAAGACATAAAGAGAGAAAAGAAATTCCATCCCCAGGCCAAGGTCCTGGTGCATCCGGAATGCCTGCCTGAAGCGGTAGCCATGGCCGATGCCGTGTTATCCACAAGCCAGATGGGAAAGTTTGCCGCGGAAAACGACGCAAAAGAGTTTATTGTCGGTACAGAGGTCGGGGTGGTTTACCGGCTGAAGCAGGATAACCCGGATAAGGAATTTTATCCGGCTTCGGAAAGAGCGGTCTGCCCGAATATGAAACGCACCACCCAGGAGAAGATACTCTGGGCCCTGCAGAACATGCAGATGGAGGTGCGCGTCTGTGATGATATCCGCAAGCGCGCCAGGCATGCTATCGACAAGATGCTTGAGATAATCTAG